The Nocardioides sp. S5 genome includes a window with the following:
- a CDS encoding acyl carrier protein produces MATTEEIRADLAEIVNEVAGVDADDVQLDKSFVDDLDVDSLSMVEVVVAAEEKFGVTIPDDEVKNLKTVGDAVAYIERAQG; encoded by the coding sequence ATGGCCACCACCGAAGAAATCCGCGCTGACCTCGCCGAGATCGTCAACGAGGTCGCCGGTGTCGACGCCGACGACGTCCAGCTGGACAAGTCCTTCGTGGACGACCTCGACGTCGACTCGCTCTCCATGGTCGAGGTCGTCGTGGCCGCCGAGGAGAAGTTCGGCGTGACCATCCCCGACGACGAGGTCAAGAACCTCAAGACCGTCGGTGACGCCGTCGCCTACATCGAGCGCGCGCAGGGCTGA